Proteins encoded in a region of the Amphiprion ocellaris isolate individual 3 ecotype Okinawa chromosome 21, ASM2253959v1, whole genome shotgun sequence genome:
- the LOC111568283 gene encoding uncharacterized protein LOC111568283 isoform X1 → MTSQLLLVSDWRTPEVPLSLRGLMQLLCGQFALLSRLPPPVSGCSARARRCSAVSLLSLRGSFRPLPPPLLRPGRSLSREKSSIDAPSQQRKLCRVMPSNMEIKAKVSDPTQFAKKAAELSQSEGTIIRQHDTFFNCSQGRLKLRDFMNGSGQLIFYERPDTDGPKLSRYSISPTSDPLNLQTVLSDALGVRGEVVKERRLFLIGQTRVHLDKVEGLGHYMELEVVMKPEQTVEDGQQVAEGLMQQLGVSKESLVTGAYMDLLLKGQKEA, encoded by the exons ATGACGTCACAGCTCCTGCTCGTCTCTGACTGGAGGACCCCGGAAGTCCCCCTCTCTCTCCGCGGGCTGATGCAGCTGCTCTGCGGTCAGTTCGCTCTCCTCTCCCGGCTTCCTCCGCCTGTCTCCGGCTGCTCTGCCAGAGCTCGGCGCTGCTCTGCGGTCAGTCTGCTCTCTCTCCGGGGCTCCTTCCGACCTCTTCCGCCGCCGCTGCTCCGCCCCGGCCGGAGCCTTTCGCGGGAAAAATCAAGCATTGACGCCCCCAGCCAGCAGCGGAAACTCTG TAGAGTCATGCCGTCCAACATGGAGATCAAAGCTAAAGTTAGCGACCCCACGCAGTTCGCCAAGAAGGCCGCCgagctcagccaatcagagggcaCGATCATCCGGCAGCACGACACCTTCTTCAACTGCAGCCAAGGACGACTGAAGCTACGAGACTTCATG aaTGGGTCTGGTCAGCTGATCTTCTACGAGCGTCCCGACACCGACGGACCCAAACTGTCTCGCTACTCCATCAGTCCGACCAGCGACCCGCTGAACCTCCAG ACTGTGCTGTCTGACGCTCTCGGAGTCAGAGGGGAGGTGGTGAAGGAGCGACGGCTGTttctgattggtcagaccagAGTTCACCTGGACAAGGTGGAAGGACTCGGACACTATATGGAGCTGGAG GTGGTGATGAAGCCGGAGCAGACGGTGGAGGATGGACAGCAG GTGGCCGAGGGTTTGATGCAGCAGCTCGGAGTTTCTAAAGAAAGTCTGGTGACCGGAGCTTATAtggatctgctgctgaaggGACAAAAGGAGGCATAA
- the LOC111568283 gene encoding uncharacterized protein LOC111568283 isoform X2 produces MPSNMEIKAKVSDPTQFAKKAAELSQSEGTIIRQHDTFFNCSQGRLKLRDFMNGSGQLIFYERPDTDGPKLSRYSISPTSDPLNLQTVLSDALGVRGEVVKERRLFLIGQTRVHLDKVEGLGHYMELEVVMKPEQTVEDGQQVAEGLMQQLGVSKESLVTGAYMDLLLKGQKEA; encoded by the exons ATGCCGTCCAACATGGAGATCAAAGCTAAAGTTAGCGACCCCACGCAGTTCGCCAAGAAGGCCGCCgagctcagccaatcagagggcaCGATCATCCGGCAGCACGACACCTTCTTCAACTGCAGCCAAGGACGACTGAAGCTACGAGACTTCATG aaTGGGTCTGGTCAGCTGATCTTCTACGAGCGTCCCGACACCGACGGACCCAAACTGTCTCGCTACTCCATCAGTCCGACCAGCGACCCGCTGAACCTCCAG ACTGTGCTGTCTGACGCTCTCGGAGTCAGAGGGGAGGTGGTGAAGGAGCGACGGCTGTttctgattggtcagaccagAGTTCACCTGGACAAGGTGGAAGGACTCGGACACTATATGGAGCTGGAG GTGGTGATGAAGCCGGAGCAGACGGTGGAGGATGGACAGCAG GTGGCCGAGGGTTTGATGCAGCAGCTCGGAGTTTCTAAAGAAAGTCTGGTGACCGGAGCTTATAtggatctgctgctgaaggGACAAAAGGAGGCATAA